The following coding sequences lie in one Streptomyces sp. ALI-76-A genomic window:
- a CDS encoding DUF4097 family beta strand repeat-containing protein encodes MQKTQSTTHTFDAPAPIAAVLDVPAGHIRFIAADRADTTVEVLPANASKSRDVKTAEQTTVDYRDGVLRIETPAKNQIFGASGSIEVTVQLPAGSRVEVKAASVELRGVGRLGDVTFAGAHGTVKLDETASARLALQAGDITVGRLNGPAEISTQQGDLNITEATRGTVTLRTERGDITVGAARGTSASLDAGTAYGRIHNTLDNTDGPAAALTLRATTSYGDITARSL; translated from the coding sequence ATGCAGAAGACCCAGAGCACGACGCACACGTTCGACGCCCCCGCACCCATCGCCGCCGTCCTGGACGTCCCGGCGGGGCACATCCGGTTCATCGCCGCCGACCGGGCCGACACCACGGTGGAGGTGCTGCCCGCGAACGCCTCCAAGAGCCGGGATGTGAAGACGGCCGAGCAGACCACGGTCGACTACCGCGACGGTGTCCTGCGGATCGAGACCCCGGCGAAGAACCAGATCTTCGGCGCTTCCGGGTCCATCGAGGTCACCGTCCAGCTGCCCGCCGGCTCCCGCGTCGAAGTCAAGGCGGCCAGCGTCGAGCTCCGCGGCGTCGGACGCCTCGGCGACGTGACCTTCGCCGGCGCGCACGGCACGGTCAAGCTCGACGAGACCGCGAGTGCCCGCCTCGCCCTCCAGGCCGGCGACATCACCGTCGGCCGCCTGAACGGTCCCGCCGAGATCAGCACCCAGCAGGGCGACCTGAACATCACCGAAGCCACCCGCGGCACGGTCACCCTGCGCACGGAACGCGGCGACATCACGGTCGGCGCCGCCCGCGGCACCTCCGCCTCCCTCGACGCCGGCACCGCCTACGGCCGCATCCACAACACCCTCGACAACACCGACGGCCCCGCCGCCGCCCTGACCCTCCGCGCGACCACCTCCTACGGCGACATCACCGCCCGCAGCCTGTGA
- a CDS encoding MFS transporter translates to MTVQVSEPTVVPEAPAPRGRGRGRVRGAAALGVIAGCNAMIQLDDPIVNIALPGLRESLGLSTVGAAWVINAYLLTFGGLLLLGGRAGDILGRRRVFMAGVALFTAAAALRGLAQSAEFLIAVRAVQGAGAALAAPSGLALLLSTFAEGASRKRAIAVCTMVGAVSTAGGLLLAGALTSLSSWRWVLYLDVPLGLAIVLLTPFVLDETPRHRGRFDLPGALLSALGAALLVYGLAQAAERDWSDPVVVGCVLGGVVTLAVFAAVERRARQPIVAPRLFADRDRLLAYLGTLAVPGALIGTYFFLNQYFQQQHGWSALATAWALLPLPVTMAVAAAVAVRLERHIGTRRLWATGAVLLITGNLWLSTLAAGDGYPGAVLPALVLLGAGMAFSVLPPTVLATSGLRGDEAGTASSVLNSLQSVGGSIGLATLVMVSSHNGGMTGGFATGAAFAGCALLAALFLRHR, encoded by the coding sequence ATGACCGTGCAGGTGTCGGAGCCGACGGTGGTGCCCGAGGCACCCGCACCGCGCGGCCGCGGCCGCGGCCGGGTCCGGGGTGCCGCCGCGCTCGGCGTGATCGCCGGGTGCAACGCGATGATCCAGCTCGACGACCCGATCGTGAACATCGCGCTGCCCGGCCTGCGCGAGTCACTCGGACTGTCCACGGTGGGCGCGGCGTGGGTGATCAACGCCTATCTGCTCACGTTCGGCGGCCTGCTGCTGCTCGGCGGCCGGGCCGGGGACATCCTGGGCCGCCGCAGGGTGTTCATGGCGGGCGTCGCCCTGTTCACGGCGGCCGCCGCCCTGCGCGGCCTCGCGCAGTCCGCGGAGTTCCTGATCGCCGTACGGGCCGTCCAGGGCGCCGGCGCGGCGCTCGCGGCGCCCAGCGGGCTCGCCCTGCTGCTGAGCACGTTCGCGGAAGGGGCCTCCCGCAAGCGGGCCATCGCCGTGTGCACCATGGTGGGCGCGGTCAGCACCGCCGGCGGGCTGCTGCTGGCGGGGGCGCTCACCTCGCTCAGCTCCTGGCGCTGGGTGCTGTATCTCGACGTCCCGCTGGGCCTGGCGATCGTGCTGCTCACGCCGTTCGTGCTCGACGAGACCCCCCGCCACCGCGGCCGCTTCGACCTGCCCGGCGCGCTGCTGTCCGCGCTGGGCGCCGCCCTGCTCGTCTACGGGCTGGCGCAGGCCGCCGAGCGGGACTGGAGCGACCCGGTGGTCGTCGGCTGTGTGCTGGGCGGGGTCGTGACGCTGGCGGTGTTCGCGGCCGTCGAGCGGCGCGCGCGGCAGCCGATCGTGGCGCCACGGCTGTTCGCCGACCGCGACCGGCTGCTCGCGTACCTGGGGACGCTCGCGGTGCCCGGCGCGCTGATCGGCACCTACTTCTTCCTCAACCAGTACTTCCAGCAGCAGCACGGCTGGTCGGCGCTGGCCACCGCGTGGGCACTGCTGCCGCTGCCGGTCACCATGGCCGTGGCGGCGGCGGTCGCCGTGCGGCTCGAACGGCACATCGGCACCCGCCGGTTGTGGGCCACGGGTGCCGTACTGCTGATCACGGGCAACCTGTGGCTGTCCACGCTCGCGGCGGGCGACGGCTACCCGGGCGCGGTGCTGCCGGCGCTGGTGCTGCTCGGCGCGGGGATGGCGTTCAGTGTGCTGCCGCCGACCGTCCTGGCCACGTCGGGGCTGCGCGGCGACGAGGCGGGCACGGCCTCCAGCGTCCTCAACTCCCTCCAGTCCGTGGGAGGTTCGATCGGCCTGGCCACGCTCGTCATGGTCTCCTCGCACAACGGCGGGATGACGGGCGGTTTCGCCACGGGGGCGGCCTTCGCGGGCTGCGCACTGCTGGCCGCGCTGTTCCTGCGCCACCGCTGA
- a CDS encoding GtrA family protein, with protein MKSPLAHKPDVATPAGPGPIASFLRFAVLGGGVGVLSSLAVPLLAATMPWAVANAAVTVASTLLCTDLHARFTFARGRGAGWREHWQSAGSATAAYLATSVAVWVLHLLQPSPGLPAEQLVYLGASGLAGTGRFLVLRCYVFAVHRGRAVRPVVRQGTGTVSVPALATAA; from the coding sequence ATGAAGTCGCCGCTCGCACACAAGCCCGATGTGGCGACTCCGGCCGGCCCCGGCCCCATCGCCTCCTTCCTCCGGTTCGCGGTCCTCGGCGGCGGCGTCGGAGTCCTCTCCAGCCTCGCGGTGCCACTGCTGGCCGCGACGATGCCCTGGGCGGTCGCTAACGCGGCCGTCACCGTCGCCTCGACCCTGCTGTGCACCGACCTCCACGCCCGCTTCACCTTCGCCAGGGGTCGGGGCGCCGGATGGCGCGAGCACTGGCAGTCCGCGGGCTCGGCGACGGCGGCCTACCTGGCCACCAGCGTCGCCGTCTGGGTCCTGCACCTGCTGCAGCCCTCCCCCGGCCTGCCGGCCGAGCAGCTCGTCTACCTCGGTGCCTCCGGCCTCGCCGGCACCGGCCGCTTCCTCGTCCTGCGCTGCTACGTCTTCGCCGTCCACCGCGGCCGGGCCGTACGGCCCGTGGTGCGGCAGGGCACGGGCACGGTGAGCGTGCCCGCCCTGGCGACGGCGGCCTAG
- a CDS encoding MMPL family transporter: protein MATFLYKLGRFAFRRRGLVTLLWVLIVVGVGAAASSAPTPPTEQFSMPGTESQKAFDLLEEKFPDAGADGATARVVIRAPQDEKIADEKAAIGELLGELGKAPQVADVADPFEAGTISEDGRTAYAVVTYEVAAPELTDEAHDALTEATDRARDGGLTVEAGGDAVAIEQTMSGTGEQIGVLISAIVLLLTFGSVIAAGMPLLTALIGVGVGVSAIAALGSTLGLSATTSTLAMMIGLAVGIDYALFIVSRYRAEISEGRTPQEAAGIATGTAGSAVVFAGLTVIIALAGLAVVNIPILTKMALAAAGTVAVAVLIAVTFVPALLGFAPRRVLRVADRRLVRTKKPLSARKLRRSEKKAAKLAARTRPTLSTRWASFVVRRPLGVLLLAVVGLGAIALPATKLELGLPGEGTMATDTTQRKAYDLLSDSFGPGFNGPLTVTVEGKDAAAAGDKVGEALKKTASVDSVSKATANKAGDTAIFSIVPKTGPTDTETENLVKDIRARAPALEGSSGATEILVTGQTALFIDFSQTLSDALLPYLGLVVGLAFLLLLLVFRSVLVPLKAALGFLLSVSAALGALVAVFQLGWGSGFFGIEQTGPIMTTLPIFMIGVVFGLAMDYEVFLVTRMREAYVHGAPAKEAVVTGFRHSGRVVVAAAIIMISVFSGFIFEADDLVAMMGFGLAAAVLFDAFVVRMVIVPAVHSLLGDTAWWLPKWLDRLLPNVDVEGEKLQRRLQSTAPRGPRTSPEHERDLVH, encoded by the coding sequence GTGGCTACCTTCCTGTACAAACTCGGCCGCTTCGCCTTCCGGCGGCGCGGCCTCGTGACCCTGTTGTGGGTGCTGATCGTCGTCGGCGTCGGTGCCGCGGCCTCCTCCGCCCCCACACCGCCGACCGAGCAGTTCTCGATGCCGGGCACCGAGTCGCAGAAGGCGTTCGACCTGCTCGAGGAGAAGTTCCCGGATGCCGGCGCCGACGGTGCCACCGCCCGCGTGGTGATCCGCGCGCCCCAGGACGAGAAGATCGCCGACGAGAAGGCGGCGATCGGCGAACTCCTCGGGGAGCTCGGCAAGGCGCCCCAGGTGGCCGACGTCGCCGACCCGTTCGAAGCCGGCACGATCAGCGAGGACGGCCGCACCGCCTATGCCGTGGTGACCTACGAGGTCGCCGCACCCGAGCTCACCGACGAGGCGCACGACGCGCTCACCGAGGCGACCGACCGGGCCCGCGACGGCGGCCTGACCGTCGAGGCGGGCGGTGACGCGGTCGCGATCGAGCAGACCATGTCCGGCACCGGCGAGCAGATCGGTGTGCTGATCTCGGCCATCGTCCTGCTCCTCACCTTCGGCTCGGTGATCGCCGCCGGCATGCCGCTGCTCACCGCCCTGATCGGGGTGGGGGTCGGCGTCTCCGCCATCGCCGCGCTCGGCTCCACCCTCGGGCTGTCCGCCACGACGTCGACCCTGGCGATGATGATCGGCCTCGCGGTCGGCATCGACTACGCCCTGTTCATCGTCTCCCGCTACCGCGCCGAGATCTCCGAGGGCCGCACCCCGCAGGAGGCCGCGGGCATCGCGACCGGCACCGCCGGTTCGGCCGTCGTCTTCGCCGGACTCACCGTCATCATCGCGCTGGCCGGCCTCGCGGTCGTCAACATCCCGATCCTCACCAAGATGGCGCTCGCCGCGGCGGGTACGGTCGCCGTCGCCGTGCTGATCGCGGTCACCTTCGTGCCCGCCCTGCTCGGCTTCGCGCCGCGCCGGGTGCTGCGGGTCGCGGACCGCCGCCTCGTCCGGACCAAGAAGCCGCTGTCGGCGCGCAAGCTGCGCAGGTCCGAGAAGAAGGCCGCGAAGCTGGCCGCGCGGACCAGGCCGACCCTGTCCACGCGCTGGGCGTCCTTCGTGGTGCGCCGCCCGCTCGGGGTGCTGCTCCTCGCGGTGGTCGGCCTCGGCGCGATCGCCCTGCCCGCCACCAAGCTGGAGCTGGGCCTGCCCGGCGAGGGCACGATGGCGACCGACACCACCCAGCGCAAGGCGTACGACCTGCTGTCCGACTCTTTCGGCCCCGGCTTCAACGGCCCGCTGACGGTCACCGTCGAGGGCAAGGACGCGGCCGCCGCCGGCGACAAGGTCGGCGAGGCCCTGAAGAAGACCGCGAGCGTCGACTCGGTGTCCAAGGCCACCGCCAACAAGGCCGGCGACACCGCCATCTTCAGCATCGTCCCGAAGACCGGCCCGACCGACACCGAGACCGAGAACCTGGTCAAGGACATCCGCGCGCGGGCGCCGGCGCTGGAGGGGTCCTCGGGTGCCACCGAGATCCTGGTGACCGGCCAGACCGCGCTGTTCATCGACTTCTCGCAGACCCTGTCCGACGCGCTGCTGCCCTACCTGGGCCTGGTGGTCGGCCTGGCCTTCCTGCTGCTGCTCCTGGTGTTCCGCTCGGTCCTGGTCCCGCTGAAGGCGGCGCTCGGCTTCCTGCTCTCGGTGAGCGCGGCGCTCGGCGCGCTGGTCGCGGTGTTCCAGCTCGGCTGGGGCTCCGGCTTCTTCGGCATCGAGCAGACCGGCCCGATCATGACGACGCTGCCGATCTTCATGATCGGCGTGGTCTTCGGCCTCGCCATGGACTACGAGGTCTTCCTGGTCACCCGGATGCGTGAGGCGTACGTCCACGGCGCTCCGGCGAAGGAGGCCGTCGTCACCGGCTTCCGGCACAGCGGCCGGGTGGTGGTGGCCGCCGCGATCATCATGATCAGTGTCTTCTCGGGCTTCATCTTCGAGGCCGACGACCTGGTCGCGATGATGGGCTTCGGCCTCGCCGCGGCCGTCCTGTTCGACGCCTTCGTGGTCCGGATGGTGATCGTGCCCGCCGTGCACTCGCTGCTCGGCGACACCGCCTGGTGGCTGCCGAAGTGGCTCGACCGGCTGCTGCCGAACGTGGACGTCGAGGGCGAGAAGCTACAGCGGCGACTGCAGTCCACCGCTCCGCGGGGCCCGCGGACCAGCCCGGAGCACGAGCGGGACCTCGTGCACTGA
- a CDS encoding helix-turn-helix domain-containing protein, giving the protein MPGGRLTQQERQQIALGLADGLAYAEIARRLDRPTSTITREVMRNGGPTAYRADLAHRATERRTHRRRQAAPHGGPKAPEQAHGRDAEAVREYEETLTTVFMQSGVPKMMARVLVCLYTTDSGSLTASELVQRLQVSPASVSKAITFLEGQGLVRRERDEGRRERYLVDDDVWYQATIASARSLAQVVETSRQGVGILGPGTPAGTRLENIARFLDFVSESTARAAEQAREVLHTKPGTTSDGAAGPDTDHG; this is encoded by the coding sequence ATGCCGGGAGGCAGACTCACCCAGCAGGAACGTCAGCAGATCGCGCTGGGACTGGCCGACGGCCTCGCCTACGCGGAGATCGCCAGGCGCCTGGACCGCCCGACCTCGACGATCACGCGCGAGGTCATGCGCAACGGCGGTCCCACCGCCTACCGCGCCGACCTGGCCCACCGCGCCACCGAACGCCGTACTCACCGTCGCCGGCAGGCCGCGCCCCACGGCGGGCCCAAGGCGCCCGAGCAGGCCCACGGACGCGACGCCGAAGCCGTGCGCGAGTACGAGGAGACGCTCACCACCGTCTTCATGCAATCGGGCGTGCCCAAGATGATGGCCCGGGTGCTGGTCTGCCTCTACACCACCGACTCGGGCAGCCTCACCGCGTCCGAACTCGTCCAGCGCCTCCAGGTCAGCCCCGCGTCCGTCTCCAAGGCGATCACGTTCCTCGAGGGCCAGGGCCTCGTCCGCCGGGAGCGCGACGAAGGCCGCCGTGAGCGCTACCTCGTCGACGACGACGTCTGGTACCAGGCCACGATCGCCAGTGCCCGGTCCCTCGCGCAGGTCGTCGAGACCTCACGGCAGGGCGTCGGCATCCTCGGCCCCGGCACGCCGGCCGGCACCCGGCTCGAGAACATCGCCCGCTTCCTCGACTTCGTCAGCGAGAGCACCGCCCGCGCCGCGGAGCAGGCCCGCGAGGTCCTCCACACGAAACCCGGAACGACCTCGGACGGCGCCGCCGGGCCGGACACGGACCACGGATAG
- a CDS encoding 2-oxoacid:ferredoxin oxidoreductase subunit beta, with protein sequence MKTELKLSAKDFKSDQEVRWCPGCGDYAILAAVQGFMPELGLRTEDIVFVSGIGCSSRFPYYMNTYGMHSIHGRAPAIATGLAASRRDLSVWVVTGDGDALSIGGNHLIHALRRNVNLKILLFNNRIYGLTKGQYSPTSEVGKITKSTPMGSLDAPFNPVSLAIGAEASFVARTVDSDRKHLTEVLRQAADHPGTALVEIYQNCNIFNDGAFDALKDKQQAQEAVIRLEHGQPIRFGADATKGVVRDTRTGDLEVVTVTPDNEADILVHDAHSASPTTAFALSRLADPDTLHHTPIGVFRSVERPVYDTQMADQLDTAVEQNGKGDLAALLAGGDTWTVVG encoded by the coding sequence ATGAAGACTGAACTGAAACTGTCCGCCAAGGATTTCAAGTCGGATCAGGAGGTGCGCTGGTGCCCGGGCTGCGGTGACTACGCGATCCTCGCGGCGGTGCAGGGCTTCATGCCGGAGCTGGGCCTGAGGACGGAGGACATCGTCTTCGTCTCCGGCATCGGCTGCTCCTCCCGCTTCCCGTACTACATGAACACCTACGGGATGCACTCCATCCACGGCCGCGCCCCCGCCATCGCGACGGGACTGGCGGCCTCGCGCCGCGACCTGTCCGTGTGGGTGGTGACCGGTGACGGCGACGCGCTGTCCATCGGCGGCAACCACCTCATCCACGCCCTGCGCCGCAACGTCAACCTCAAGATCCTGCTGTTCAACAACCGGATCTACGGCCTGACCAAGGGCCAGTACTCACCGACCTCCGAGGTCGGCAAGATCACCAAGTCGACACCGATGGGCTCCCTGGACGCGCCCTTCAACCCGGTGTCGCTGGCGATCGGCGCGGAGGCGTCGTTCGTGGCGCGCACGGTCGACTCCGACCGCAAGCACCTCACCGAGGTCCTGCGCCAGGCCGCCGACCACCCCGGCACCGCCCTGGTCGAGATCTACCAGAACTGCAACATCTTCAACGACGGCGCCTTCGACGCCCTCAAGGACAAGCAGCAGGCCCAGGAAGCCGTCATCCGCCTGGAACACGGACAGCCCATCCGCTTCGGCGCCGACGCCACCAAGGGCGTCGTCCGCGACACGCGGACCGGAGATCTGGAGGTCGTCACCGTCACCCCCGACAACGAGGCCGACATCCTCGTCCACGACGCCCATTCCGCCTCGCCGACCACGGCGTTCGCGCTCTCCCGCCTCGCCGACCCCGACACCCTCCACCACACCCCGATCGGCGTGTTCCGCTCCGTCGAGCGGCCCGTCTACGACACGCAGATGGCTGACCAGCTCGACACCGCCGTCGAACAGAACGGCAAGGGCGATCTCGCCGCCCTCCTCGCCGGCGGTGACACCTGGACCGTCGTCGGCTGA
- a CDS encoding DUF4097 family beta strand repeat-containing protein, with protein sequence MQTFKTPAPLTVVVDVPAGNIRFVAGDRADTTVDVRPSAPSRSRDVKAAEQTEVAYADGVLRIETRQETNPVIGAFGSLEVTVELPAGSRVEAKAASGELRGAGRLGDVTFEGAQGTVRLDETANARLSLQAGDITVGRLDGTAELTTHKGDLTVTEAVRGTLTLRTEQGAITVGAARGTSATLDAGTGYGRVDNSLSNTAGSAAELAVHATTAYGDITARSL encoded by the coding sequence ATGCAGACGTTCAAGACCCCCGCCCCCCTCACCGTCGTCGTGGACGTCCCCGCCGGGAACATCCGGTTCGTGGCCGGCGACCGGGCCGACACCACTGTCGACGTCCGGCCCTCCGCCCCCTCCAGGAGCCGGGACGTGAAGGCGGCGGAGCAGACCGAGGTGGCCTACGCCGACGGCGTCCTGCGCATCGAGACCCGGCAGGAGACGAACCCGGTCATCGGCGCCTTCGGCTCCCTGGAGGTGACCGTCGAACTGCCCGCCGGCTCACGCGTCGAGGCGAAGGCGGCCAGCGGTGAACTCCGCGGCGCCGGTCGCCTCGGTGACGTCACCTTCGAGGGTGCGCAGGGCACGGTCCGGCTCGACGAGACCGCGAACGCCCGCCTGTCCCTCCAGGCCGGTGACATCACCGTCGGCCGACTGGACGGCACCGCCGAGCTGACCACGCACAAGGGCGACCTCACCGTCACCGAGGCGGTGCGCGGCACGCTCACCCTGCGCACCGAGCAGGGCGCCATCACGGTCGGCGCCGCCCGCGGCACCTCGGCCACCCTCGACGCCGGCACCGGCTACGGCCGGGTCGACAACTCCCTGAGCAACACGGCCGGTTCCGCCGCGGAGCTGGCCGTCCACGCCACCACCGCCTACGGCGACATCACCGCCCGCAGCCTGTAA
- a CDS encoding helix-turn-helix domain-containing protein, which yields MPRQPAFGRRLRRLRTDRGLSQSALAGDGMSTGYLSRLESGARQPTERAVTYLAGRLGLEPGDFEETAAGSLAHALTLAASTGSDDAVDTLREALAAEAHETPVLRWQARWLLARHRRLQGDHPGEREHLEELVRLGDEVGLAELRVRGLTRLARCLRSLGEIPAALDAALTAHHLAQDGELGAEDRAAVLLALVSVAAEAGRTPQARAHADELVGLVEGRSDALWAEAMWTAAAVRVMQGDHRAAQDYLEQALERFGGHQDLVLWLRLRLAAGRLHLQKIPPDPEAAGRCVTAAEPALAFVGTPRLRQELTALKADLAFLTSRYDDARDLLGELALEEPRMTYRDRVRTDILRHRLRILSGDDSGVQGLRALAEQAQADANIDLAAETWRVLAEALAQFQHGRTAPEAS from the coding sequence ATGCCTCGACAGCCCGCGTTCGGCCGCCGCCTGAGGAGACTGCGCACCGACCGGGGCCTGTCCCAGAGCGCACTGGCCGGCGACGGCATGTCCACGGGATACCTCTCCCGACTGGAGTCGGGCGCCCGGCAGCCCACCGAACGCGCCGTCACCTACCTCGCCGGACGACTCGGCCTGGAACCGGGCGACTTCGAGGAGACCGCGGCCGGATCACTCGCCCACGCGCTGACCCTCGCCGCCTCCACCGGATCCGACGACGCCGTGGACACCCTGCGCGAGGCCCTGGCCGCCGAGGCCCACGAGACACCCGTGCTGCGCTGGCAGGCACGGTGGCTGCTGGCCCGGCACCGGCGTCTGCAGGGCGACCACCCCGGCGAGCGGGAGCACCTGGAGGAACTGGTGCGCCTGGGCGACGAGGTCGGCCTCGCCGAACTGAGAGTGCGCGGGCTGACCCGCCTCGCCCGCTGTCTGCGCTCGCTCGGTGAGATTCCCGCCGCCCTCGACGCCGCCCTCACCGCCCACCACCTCGCCCAGGACGGCGAACTGGGCGCGGAGGACCGGGCCGCCGTGCTGCTCGCCCTGGTGTCGGTGGCCGCCGAGGCCGGCCGGACGCCGCAGGCCCGGGCGCACGCCGACGAACTGGTGGGGCTCGTCGAGGGCCGCTCCGACGCGCTGTGGGCGGAAGCGATGTGGACCGCGGCGGCCGTACGCGTGATGCAGGGCGACCACCGGGCCGCGCAGGACTACCTGGAGCAGGCCCTGGAACGGTTCGGCGGCCACCAGGACCTCGTCCTGTGGCTGCGGCTGCGGCTGGCCGCCGGGCGGCTGCACCTGCAGAAGATCCCGCCGGACCCCGAGGCCGCCGGGCGCTGTGTCACCGCCGCCGAGCCGGCCCTCGCCTTCGTCGGCACCCCCCGGCTGCGGCAGGAGCTGACCGCGCTCAAGGCCGACCTGGCGTTCCTCACCTCCCGCTACGACGACGCCCGTGACCTGCTCGGCGAACTCGCCCTGGAGGAACCGCGGATGACCTACCGGGACCGGGTCCGGACCGACATCCTGCGGCACCGGCTGCGCATCCTGTCCGGCGACGACAGCGGCGTCCAGGGCCTGCGTGCCCTGGCCGAGCAGGCCCAGGCGGACGCCAACATCGACCTCGCGGCGGAGACGTGGCGGGTGCTCGCGGAGGCACTCGCGCAGTTCCAGCACGGCCGGACCGCCCCTGAAGCCTCCTGA